The following DNA comes from Methanobacterium sp..
AGGAGAAGTTCTTGGAGACATGCTCAAAGAGTACAAGAATACAGATGCAGTTGTTTTTGCAATCCCTGCAGGGGGAATTCCAGTAGGGGCTGTAATTGCTACTAAACTTCAACTACCATTTGAAGTAGCCGTGGTGAGTAAGATCACGCTTCCCTGGAACACTGAAGCAGGTTATGGGGCAGTGGCCTTTGATGGCACAATTCGTTTAAATGAAGGTATAATATCAAGACTTGGGCTTAAAGATGACGTGGTTCAAGAGGGAATAGAAAAGACTCTAACTAAAGTTAAAAAACGTGTATCAAAGTTTCAAAGAGGAAGATCTTCCCCCCAAGTAGCTGGACGTCATGTAATATTAGTGGATGATGGAATTGCATCGGGTTTCACGATGCTTGTGGCTGTAGAAGCTCTAAAGAAAGCTGATGCAGATCAAATTATCATTGCAGTTCCAACTGCTCATTGGGATGCCATTAGAAAAGTGATCTCGGATGTGGATAGTTTATATTGTGCAAATCTTCGAAGTGGATGGTCCTTTGCAGTGGCAGATGCTTATATTAAATGGTCAGATGTAAGTGAAGAAGAAGTGATGGGAATCTTAAAGCGTTTTTAAGATATCAAATTCATTAAAAATTACTCCAATTAATATGTTATAATTATGCCTTGTCTAGTTCGATCTCAACATCTATTTTTGATTCAAGATCATCGATGTTAACCCCTAGTGTGGTAAAAACATCCCAGACTTCATATAATGCGATTTGAATTAATTCTACTTCTAACTTTTTATTATCTTCAGATATTATGCGCTTGAGTAAACTTCCATCGTCATATTCTGCAAATATTTTTATGTTCCCTTCCAATTCCTTATCATCTAAAAACACCAGTACATTAACCCATTCAATTTTAGGATGAGACAGAGCAACTCTTTTAATATTTGAAACTATTTTTTCTTCTATTTCTTCAATATTATCATCAATTATGGGTCTATCGAAGTTTTCTAGAATGCGGTTAACATCATCTTCTTGAATGTCGGTTATACTGTATTTTGCCAGTATTGCAGATCTATCAACTGTTTTTAATTCTTCAGTTTCCCCTTTAAGCTCCGTTATCTCCAAATTTTCACTTTCAAGCACATCACTATCAAGTTTATCATCTATTTCCCCTAAATGATCAAAACTTTCAGCATCCTGATTAGACTTTATGAGAAAACGTTCCCAAATATCATTATTCTCTTTTACTTCCCTATTTAAAGCCTTTTTATAAAGATCTTCCTTTTTAATGTTTTTTGTAGTTATGTCTTGCTTGTTTGGTTTGAGTTCTTGTTTGATTTGTTCTTTTTCTTGTTGTATGATAGTTTGTCTTTCTTTGTACTTTTTCCTGATTTGTTTGATTTGTTCTTTTTCTTGTAGTTCGGCTTGTTGTATGAGTGCTTGTATTTCTTGGTTGGTGGTGTGGTTGGTGGTGTTGAGTTGGCCGTTTTTTTGTCTTTGTTTGTATTTTTGTTTGATTTGTTCTTTTTCTTGTTGTTCTTGTTGTTCGGCTTGTTGTATGAGTGCTTGTTTTTCTTGGTCGAGGGTGGTGGAATCCTTTTGGTATTGGAGCCGGGTTTTTCTTTCTTTGTATTTTTCCCTGATTCGTTCTATTTCTTTTCTTTCCTCTTCCGCAGCCTCTCGACGCAGAACCTCTACCTGTACAGTACTCATCTTTTAGTTTCCCTCTTTAAATTACCATTTGAGTTTTCACGGGATTTGAATAGATTTAGACCTTATAATCCACCTTATCAGTTGACATAAATTGATCATTGAAAATACATTTTATTAATATGATTAAGGACATTCTATAAATCTTTGGATTCGCGTTTCGACCCTTATTTTCATGTTTTATCAATAATAGTGACTCATGACAAAATTGTGCCCTGATAACGTTCTTAAACATTAAAAAAATAAGATCAGGAGAGTTAAATGGGTCTCTAATTAGTTCTTTTCGAATATTATTTTCAATTCCAATTGTTGAAAGGAGCTTAATCTTATAAATCATAAAACCAACTAAATAATAGAAAATCACTTATTGAGGGGTTGATATTTTGCGCATAGGGGTAATAATTGGTATTATCATTGGTATAATAATCTTGATTATGGTAGCGGCCTGGGCAGTGGGTTATTCTGGAAGTTCTGCATCTGAAACAATTAAACCAGAGGGTGCAGCTATGGGTAAAGCATTGATTGTATATGACCCGGGCTTATCAGGGGGAACCAAAACTGCAGCGGGGTACATGGCTGAGGATTTAAAAGCAGAAGGTTACGAGGTCAAACTTGCTGGAGTTAGATCAAACGAGGCCTCAGATCCATCAGGATACAACATCTTAATTGTAGGAAGCCCAACCTATGGGGCTAAACCTACCGGCCCAATAACAACCTATCTAGAAAACTTAAAATCTCCAGGAAACATTACAGCAGGAGTTTACGCCTTAGCTGGAAGGGATGTGCAGGATTCTAATCTTGTCATGGCAGAAATGCTTCAAAATAAGTCTATACCTGTTAAAGTTTCTGTTAAGTATGGGAACTCTGTATTCGGGGCATCTGCAGATCGGAGCCAATATTCCGATTTCATATCACAACTTCTTGCGTAAGATATGCCTCAATAAAATGAATAGATTTAAGGGGAATAAATTTAAGGGAAGGTTTATGGTCAGGGTAAATCTAAATCATCGTTTTCATCAAATCCCCATAACGGGTTAAAAGCCACTTCAAAAAGATGACCATCAGGGTCCTTAAAATATCCGGAATAACCACCCCAGAATACTTTCTGAGGAGGTTTCACTATTTCTGCCCCTAAATTTTTAACTTCTTCAATTACCTCATCCACTTCACTTTCTGATTGGGCATTATAAGAAAAGGTACTACCTGAAAAACCAGTTGGACTGTCTTCTACCGTTACATCTTCTGCAAGACGTTTCCTTGGATACAAAGCCAGAACCATACCGCCTAATTTAAATAAAATCAGATCACCAGTACTTGATGGAGATTTTTCCCAGTTCAATCCTTTTTCATAAAATTCCAGGGATTTTCCAAGGTCACTTACCCCTAAAGTGATGAGATTTAGTTTTTGCCTCATGATTTTTGATCCTTACTTGTGTAAAATTGTTTTAATCTTTATTGAAAACCCATCTTTCTAATCTTTTAATGACTCTGCTTCAGCTTTAAGATATTTCAAACCGGACTCTAAAGATTCTTCCAGCATTTTCTGCAACTTTCCGTGGATAACACGGCTTAAAAGACCTTCCCATGATTCTTCTTCTTTGACAATGGTTTTACCATTTACAAACTCAAATTTAAAGACATCGATGGCGTTAACACCCATGGTCTTCCCGGTCCAGGCTAAAAGATGGGGAGGTTCCACATTCTGCAGTACTGATGTTATTTTTCCAGGTCCTGCTTTCCACTGGAAATGTGTTCCTGGTTTTAAATCACCATGAAGAACAACATCTTTCACATCTGGATTCCAATTTGGCCAGGATTCAATATCCGCCATGATATTCCACACAGTATCCAAATCTGCTTCAATTTCAATTTCTACCTTAGCCAGTACTGGAGCATCCTCATTGACCTTAACCATTTTTCTCACCCAGTTAATATATTTGAATTTGGGAATATTAAAAAACTATTGTTACAAAAATAAAAAATTAATTCACATGGTTATTAAGGGGATTATGAACAGTCTAAAAACGAAGTTTATCTAATAATTCTATGTGAAGTTGGTCTTTTAAGATTACTAAGTCTATTGAGATTACTAAGTCTATTGAGATTACTAAGTCTATTGAGATTACCTAAATCTATTGAGATTACTAAAATATTCCCAATTTATTTTATTCATAAGAATATCCCAATTAATTAAAATTCAATCTTTCTTAATCACAGTATTGGCAACTTTAGTTTCCCTTCCACCGTTATACCTGAAATCACACCTTTCACAGCCTTCAGCAAGTGTCTGTGTTCGGTGAAGGCCTAAATTACCACATTCACTCATGGGGATGTCCATAGCACACAGATAAGGGGTGAATTCGTCTGCATCATATTCATGGTAGAATTTTTGTATGCCACATTCGGTAAAATCCATGCCTAAATCAAATTCATCATTTCCCTCTATGAACTCGTAAACCCAGTCTCCTGGAAATCTTTTTTTAAGAGAAACTTCGGCAGCATATTTCATATAGGGAAAAAACTCGGGATTGTTCATAGGAGGGACTGCTTCTGGATGATCTTTAAATGCTTGTTCTTCTGCATTATAAGCCATCTCCCCAATTTCTTTTAAAGGTTTTCCATGCCTTTTTAAAACTAAATAAAATGCGAGGCTCTCTGCAGCACCAACAAGATCACGGGTTAAAGAATTCTCATCTCCACCAATATAAGGCAATTCTCCATAGATAGATTCATATTCTTCTTTAATCTCACTCATAACTTCTTCCTTGAAGTTTTTACCATATTTTTCTTCGATTAAGACACCAACACGTTCACAGAACTCATTAAATTGGGCCAAAATCTCTGATTTTTTGGAGTTGTAGTAATTTTTTTCGTCAACCATCAAAAATGTCTCCATTAATATTAATTTAAAAACCCTGTTAGGTTAAAAACCCTGTTGGGAAGGAGTTTAAGTTTTTTTTAGTTCTGGTTACTGTCTTTTACTGAAAAGATAAGTTCCAATAACCACCATAACCACGTCAAAGGCGCATATAATCAATATATCATACTCGAGTGGCAGTAGAGTTTGCCAGCCACTTATCATGACTCCCCGCAAAGCATCCACCCCATAGGTGAGGGGGTTGATATAGAAAGTCCACCTTATCCAGGCTGGTAAGTTGGTAACTGGGAATAGTGCTCCGCTTAAGAAGAACATGGGCATGTTAACAAAGGTTACAATTGTCCCAAAGCTTTCCAGACTGGTCATGAGACTGGCGATGACCAGACCAATGCAGGTTAAACCTATTGTAATTATTATCATCAGGGGTACTGCCATGCTAACTGCATACAGACTCAGGGGCACTCCAATAAGATATCCGAGTATGATAACGATAATTCCCTGTATAATGGCTGCGGTGCCGACTCCAAACATTTTACCGGCAAAGATGGATACCCGGCTAATGGGTGCTACCAGTATCTCCTTCATAAAACCAAACTGCCTATCCCATATCACGGATATGCCCAGAAATATTGCTGTAAAAAGAAGTGTTTGTGCAATAATCCCGGGTAGGAGGAATTGAGTGTAGTTAAGACCAGTGGCTGCTGAGATGGAAAGTCCTAAACCTCCACCAAAGATTACAAGCCATAAAATCGGTGTTATCACTGAGCTGATCAATCGGGAGCGATCCCGGATGAAACGTATAAGTTCACGCCGCCATAAAGCAGAAATCCCTCTCAGTTCGCTTATTTTATCCGCCTCCTCATTGCAGCGCCCATGCCGCTGAGTGCTTTGGTGCCACCACCATCACGGATTTCACGACCAGTGAAATGCATGAAAACATCGTTTAAATCTGGTTCTCTGATGGTTATGTTATCAATGTGTATACCCAATGACACTGCCAGCTCAACTATACGGGCCAGGGCGGTGTGGGCATTTTCAACACACAAGTTAAGTTCATTATTAGTTTTAAGAATGGTATCAGCAAGTTTGACTTCAGTTAGTTTACGGGATAAGAGATCGTTATCACTGGACTCGATGATGATGGTCTCCCCTTCCAGTTCACTTTTAAGGTTTTGGGGAGTGTCCAGGGCGATGATCCTGCTTCGGTCAATAATGGCGATGCGGTCGCAGAGTTTATCTGCTTCCTCCATGTAATGGGTGGTGAGGATAATGGTTATGTTCTCTCGTTTCTTTAAATCCTTTATATAATTCCAGATGTGGTCACGGCTTTGGGGATCCAGGCCGATGGTGGGTTCATCCAGGAATAATACTTTAGGATAGTGGATCAAACTTCTTGCTATCTCTAATCTGCGTCTCATACCACCAGAATAGGTGTTAACGAAATTGGAGGCACGATCCTCTAATTCCACCAGTTGCAATACTTCTTCTATCCGGGAGTGCATCAAGTCTCGGGGCACGTCATATAAATCTGCGTGCAATTCCATGTTCTCCATGCCGGTGAGTTTATCATCTATACTGGGATCCTGGAAGACTATGCCTATGGAACGCCGTACATTCGAGGCCTCACTATTAATATCATAACCTTCAACCTTGGCTGTGCCCTGTGAGGGTTTCAAAATAGTGCATAACATGGAGATGAATGTGCTTTTACCGGCACCGTTAGGGCCTAATAACCCAAATATTTCCCCCTGATCCACCTGTAAACTCACCTTATCCACGGCTGTTAGGCTGCCGAATCTTTTTGTGAGGTCTAGGGTTTCTATGGCCTTCATTCGCATCTCCTGGAAGGAAATAATTTAAAATTTGCAGTTTTAAACTTTTTTATTTTTTGATAAATTAGATTTATTAGATTTATAAAAATTTTTAAAGATTATTGGATTGTTAATCATTTCCTAATTTATAGAGAATATCTTTAATATTCTCAACTGACTCGTAGAATTTCTCCAGATCTTCCTCGGATAGAACCGATAGGCTCTTTTTAATCTCATTATTGGAATACTTTCGCCAGTCCCTTAAAATATCCTTTCCTTTATTGGTGATGGAGATATTAATCACTCTTCGATCGTTTTGATCAGGTAACCGTTCTGTTAATCCATTTTCAACAAGTTTATCGATTAAAGAGGTCATGTTTGATTTGGATATGTGAACTTTTCTCCCAATTTCAGACATGGGTAGGTCCCCATGTTTATCGAGTATTTTCAGCACGTGATAATATGAGTGTGGTATTTTCCCTTGATGCAACCTTCTTTTATGTTTGAAGATTTTTTTCCTAAAAAGTGGGAAAAAAAGGTACAGATCGTCCACTATTTTGTCTAGTCTTTCATCTTCCATTTTGTCACCAGTTAGTTATTCTATATAACAATTATATAAAAAAACATTTCGGAACATAACTGTTTTAGGAAAATAATTATTTTTTAAAGAATATTCAATTTTTTTTAAAAGATTATTCAAATTACTTCTTTTGGAAAGGGATAATTAGGATAAAATCAATATTTTTGGTATCTTTGCGTTGTTACCTATCAAAATAAGTTTGAAAATTAAAAAAAGATATTTATAAGCTAATAAAATCTAGGTTACTAGCTTACTAAAAATTAATCTTTGGATTTTAGCATGTCGCGCAGTGCTTTGAGTATTTCGAGTTCCTTTTCGGATGCATAGGTCTTCATATCTAATTTCTTAGCTACAAGCTCCTTCCTGTCCTTAAGTATTTCGTTTTTCTTTTCTACCAAGGATATTTTCATATCCAGTTTCATAGCTGCCAGTTTCTTTTTGTCTTCAGGAGAAAGATGTTCCATTATTTCTTTCATAAGCACTGACTTTTTTATCCAATTTTTTCTCATTTCATCGTGCATATACCTGCCTTTCATTTCGCCGTGCATATGCCCGCCTTTCATTTCACCATGCATTGTATCACCAGTTGTTTTTTTGGGTGGAAATTATGTTAATTTATTCTCCCACCTATAGTTATATTATAGAACTATTATGTATATAAACATTTCGTAACATGACAGTTCATAATTTTATTGTTATAAAATAAAACTAATATTCGTGGGTCATTCTGATTTAATGGTGATAAAATCCTGCTTAAGGAAAGATACATGTATTAAATATGTTGAATATAAATAGACTCATAGGAGGGGTTGAATGGGAAATGAAACGGTTAAAAAAGATGGAAAAGGATTTAGCAAGTTAAGATGGTCGTTAATACTGGTTTTCTTAATAGCAAACATTCTCGTAGTTTTTTCTTACAGCAATACCAATCTACTTGCACTGGATACCTTTTTAGTAACTGCTCTTCTATTTATCCTTGCAGTGGTCCATGGAACCGAGCGCTATGGAAAAAAGAATATTCTAATCTTTTTCCTCATCACCTGGGCAGTTAGCTTCTCTTTTGAAAACCTGAGCATAGCCACAGGCTTCCCATTTGGGTTTTATCATTACTCTCCTTCTTTAGGACTGTTAACTGTCCCATTAATAATTATATTCGCCTATTTTGCAATAGGATACCTATCATGGGTGCTATCACACATATTAACCGGCCAATACAGCAAAAAACTTGAGGGAAAACAGATCTTCATAGTACCATTCATAGCTGCATTCATCATGGTAATGTGGGATTTAAGTGTTGACCCCATATCATCCACCTTACAGGGCTTCTGGGTGTGGACTTATCCTGGGGCTTACTTTGGGGTTCCCATTTCCAACTTCTTTGGTTGGTTCCTGGTGGTTTACCTGTTCTTCCAGATATTCGCCTTGTATCTTTACAAATACGACTCTGTTAATGTGAAAATAGTTTCTAAACTTTCTAATAAACCTTACTGGATTGAAGCAACTGTTGTTTATGGTATAACTGGTCTGGGCACCATACTATCCATTTTTTACCAGTACAATGACATTACAGTTTCCATGGCTCTTATCACGGTTTTCACCATGATATTTGTGACCATACTGGCCCTGATTAACATTTTGAATAATCCAGAACTAAAGTAAAATAACTGACATAGAAATCTACATCTAGACTCATGATTTAAGGGAGGATAATAGTTATCATGAATCCATCTGAAATTGCAATGGCAAGACTTCTAAATCAACAGCTCATCCATACCAAGTTCAAGAAGCCAGATGAACTAATCTCTCAGATGGGGGCTATTCAGGGCCAGGATTACCCTGGTGCTAAATGGGCGGTGGGCCTCCGCCTGCCAGGGACTCGTGATGCCGATGTGGAGAAGGCAATCACCGAAAAAAGCATCTTCAGAACCTGGCTCATGCGAGGTACCCTGCATTTAGTCGCTGCAAAGGATATTCACTGGATGCTGAAGCTCCTAGCACCCCGTATCATTACAAGTAATGCACGCAGGTACTGGGAGCTTGAATTAGATGAAAAAACTCTAAAACACAGTAATAATGTGTTAAAAAAGGCTCTTGAAGGTGGTAGGGAACTTAATCGGAAGGAATTACTGGCTGTTCTCCAGAAGAGGCGGATCTCCACAGAAGGGCAGCGAGCTGCTTACATGTTACAGAGGGCTTCTCTTGATGGGATTATCTGCCAGTGTGGAGTGGAACATAATAATCCCATCTACATGTCAATGGATTCCATCCCAAAAAGTAGCCTGAAACGTGAAGCAGCACTGGCAGAGCTGGCTAGGCGTTACTTTAAAAGCCGTGGCCCGGCTACAATTGGAGATTTCATCTGGTGGTCCGGACTACTGGCAACTGATGCCCGGACCGGTTCAGAAGCAGTTAAGTCCGAATTCATCCAGGAAAGAGTTGGTGGCGAGATATACTGGTATTCTGGATCAAAACCTAATATACCTGATATGCCTGTAGCCCATCTTTTGCCCACCTATGATGAGTACTTATTTGCCTACCGGGATCGAAGTGCTTCCCTGAATCTTAAAAAAACTATAATGGGTTTGAAAAATCGTTACAGGCCCACCATTGCCATCAATGGTCAGATTATTGGCACCTGGAAGCGCACATTCAAAAAGAGTCAAGTGTTGATGGAGTACCATCCCTTCATAACACTCAACAGGAATGAAAAGCATGCTTTAAGTGAAGCAGAACTTTTTTACAGTGAATTCCTAGACTTGCCTGTTGTAAAATAGGGTTAAATATTTGTCAGGGGAATTAAAAAGTAAACCATAATCATATTTTAGATTTATATGGTGGTGGTCATGGTCTGGGATTCATTTTCCCGATTTAATGGAGGATGCCCTTCTAGCCATGGTTTTAAGAGATACAAGCCGGATTTGAGTTTAGTCTTCCAGGATTTTTTGCATTCTACCATGCAGGGCACGGGCTGTAACAAACTCTCTCATAATTGTCTCCTAAAAGGTGATAATATGGTGAAAAGGGCAAAGAGTTGTAAATTAATACATCTCCATGTTCAGTTGATAAATAAAAAAATAAATTAATTTATAATAATACAGCCCAAAAGGAGATGATTTTAAAATAGTCTCTTACCATGTTGACGTCGGGTTTGCCGGCCTGATCTTGAGGTTGATCTACATTTTGGGTGGTTTAAAATTGGGCGCGACAGATAGGGGTCAACATGGCATGAGAAGCAAATGCTGCTTTCTTTTAATTCACCTCCTTTACTTGGCTGGCTATAACTAACTCTCCCATTGGATAAATGATTTTTCCAAATTGACACCCAGATCACACCAGAATTTCACCGGAAATCACCCTAAACTCCAGTTAAAGGTGAAAAAATAATTTTATTTATAATTACCCACACACTCATAAAATTGTGATTAAGGTTTATAAAAGATGTAAATAATAAATAAAGCTATTTATCAGTCGATTTCTAAATTTATATTTCCATTCAACTGGGTTAATTAAAAATAAATAAAAATAAAAGGGTGATT
Coding sequences within:
- a CDS encoding carotenoid biosynthesis protein — protein: MGNETVKKDGKGFSKLRWSLILVFLIANILVVFSYSNTNLLALDTFLVTALLFILAVVHGTERYGKKNILIFFLITWAVSFSFENLSIATGFPFGFYHYSPSLGLLTVPLIIIFAYFAIGYLSWVLSHILTGQYSKKLEGKQIFIVPFIAAFIMVMWDLSVDPISSTLQGFWVWTYPGAYFGVPISNFFGWFLVVYLFFQIFALYLYKYDSVNVKIVSKLSNKPYWIEATVVYGITGLGTILSIFYQYNDITVSMALITVFTMIFVTILALINILNNPELK
- a CDS encoding ABC transporter permease; its protein translation is MSELRGISALWRRELIRFIRDRSRLISSVITPILWLVIFGGGLGLSISAATGLNYTQFLLPGIIAQTLLFTAIFLGISVIWDRQFGFMKEILVAPISRVSIFAGKMFGVGTAAIIQGIIVIILGYLIGVPLSLYAVSMAVPLMIIITIGLTCIGLVIASLMTSLESFGTIVTFVNMPMFFLSGALFPVTNLPAWIRWTFYINPLTYGVDALRGVMISGWQTLLPLEYDILIICAFDVVMVVIGTYLFSKRQ
- a CDS encoding winged helix DNA-binding domain-containing protein, coding for MNPSEIAMARLLNQQLIHTKFKKPDELISQMGAIQGQDYPGAKWAVGLRLPGTRDADVEKAITEKSIFRTWLMRGTLHLVAAKDIHWMLKLLAPRIITSNARRYWELELDEKTLKHSNNVLKKALEGGRELNRKELLAVLQKRRISTEGQRAAYMLQRASLDGIICQCGVEHNNPIYMSMDSIPKSSLKREAALAELARRYFKSRGPATIGDFIWWSGLLATDARTGSEAVKSEFIQERVGGEIYWYSGSKPNIPDMPVAHLLPTYDEYLFAYRDRSASLNLKKTIMGLKNRYRPTIAINGQIIGTWKRTFKKSQVLMEYHPFITLNRNEKHALSEAELFYSEFLDLPVVK
- a CDS encoding phosphoribosyltransferase, encoding MTSQKQNNFFEIPDLRNQVGVFRDREHAGEVLGDMLKEYKNTDAVVFAIPAGGIPVGAVIATKLQLPFEVAVVSKITLPWNTEAGYGAVAFDGTIRLNEGIISRLGLKDDVVQEGIEKTLTKVKKRVSKFQRGRSSPQVAGRHVILVDDGIASGFTMLVAVEALKKADADQIIIAVPTAHWDAIRKVISDVDSLYCANLRSGWSFAVADAYIKWSDVSEEEVMGILKRF
- a CDS encoding MarR family winged helix-turn-helix transcriptional regulator; the protein is MEDERLDKIVDDLYLFFPLFRKKIFKHKRRLHQGKIPHSYYHVLKILDKHGDLPMSEIGRKVHISKSNMTSLIDKLVENGLTERLPDQNDRRVINISITNKGKDILRDWRKYSNNEIKKSLSVLSEEDLEKFYESVENIKDILYKLGND
- a CDS encoding SRPBCC family protein; the encoded protein is MVKVNEDAPVLAKVEIEIEADLDTVWNIMADIESWPNWNPDVKDVVLHGDLKPGTHFQWKAGPGKITSVLQNVEPPHLLAWTGKTMGVNAIDVFKFEFVNGKTIVKEEESWEGLLSRVIHGKLQKMLEESLESGLKYLKAEAESLKD
- a CDS encoding VOC family protein; this encodes MRQKLNLITLGVSDLGKSLEFYEKGLNWEKSPSSTGDLILFKLGGMVLALYPRKRLAEDVTVEDSPTGFSGSTFSYNAQSESEVDEVIEEVKNLGAEIVKPPQKVFWGGYSGYFKDPDGHLFEVAFNPLWGFDENDDLDLP
- a CDS encoding ATP-binding cassette domain-containing protein, producing MKAIETLDLTKRFGSLTAVDKVSLQVDQGEIFGLLGPNGAGKSTFISMLCTILKPSQGTAKVEGYDINSEASNVRRSIGIVFQDPSIDDKLTGMENMELHADLYDVPRDLMHSRIEEVLQLVELEDRASNFVNTYSGGMRRRLEIARSLIHYPKVLFLDEPTIGLDPQSRDHIWNYIKDLKKRENITIILTTHYMEEADKLCDRIAIIDRSRIIALDTPQNLKSELEGETIIIESSDNDLLSRKLTEVKLADTILKTNNELNLCVENAHTALARIVELAVSLGIHIDNITIREPDLNDVFMHFTGREIRDGGGTKALSGMGAAMRRRIK
- a CDS encoding L-2-amino-thiazoline-4-carboxylic acid hydrolase, whose translation is MVDEKNYYNSKKSEILAQFNEFCERVGVLIEEKYGKNFKEEVMSEIKEEYESIYGELPYIGGDENSLTRDLVGAAESLAFYLVLKRHGKPLKEIGEMAYNAEEQAFKDHPEAVPPMNNPEFFPYMKYAAEVSLKKRFPGDWVYEFIEGNDEFDLGMDFTECGIQKFYHEYDADEFTPYLCAMDIPMSECGNLGLHRTQTLAEGCERCDFRYNGGRETKVANTVIKKD